Genomic segment of Heliangelus exortis chromosome 7, bHelExo1.hap1, whole genome shotgun sequence:
CGAAGGGACATAAAAGTTAAGATACCCGCGATTCACGAGGGACATGTGTGGGGCTGGAAGGAAACCCCTTGCTCTCCTCCGCAGCAAGCTTAGCGCAGCGGGGCCGGAGCCCTGCATCCCTGTCTGCCCGAGTGTCCACGGGGCAGGAGAGGTTTTCCCAAGCGTGGGAAACCTGGGACGACGGCACCTCACTGCAAAATCTGTCAGGAGGCTTAGAGTTACTCCAACGCGCCTTCCCGTACAAACATCTCCCCCACTTTGTCTCTGCAATCGTCTGCACGTGTGGCTATGGATGTCTGTACGTACAGCCGCCCAGCACCTGGAGAACACATTTACGTTTCGTACGGAAAGTTAACTTCTCCCTCCACAAAGTGCAGATAGCCGGGGGTACACAAAGGAAAACACGTCCCCAAACAAAGGCGCACCGCCACCGGCATCCTTGCGTGCCCAGAACTGTTATTGTCACTTCTATTTAGTCCATCGATTTGGTTATGATGTTAAAAATCTCGGCTAGCTCCAAAGAGGCGCTTTTaggagagagctgggaaggTGAAGAGAGTTCAGCCCACCCTTTACTAGAAAGAAGAGAGGACTGTTTAGGAagcgattttttttttaagcatattttAATGCGGCGGAGTAGCGGATTCTTTGTGCATAAAGTgtaaagaaaatagaaaacaaagtCCGGCAACGAACGAAAGAAACGCTAGACTGGCTTTAAAACTCCCTTCATCCCTCGGTTCAACAGAAACATTAATTTACATTAGCAATTCCGCATCTTTAAGATAAATTACACAGCGGCGTAATAGATTTAAAGTAAGCCAGATTTTTTATCATTAATTGTAAATGTGCAAAATACCTGCTGGTACTTCACTTTAGAAGAATGTAATTGGCAAAAATGGGAGGCTGATGAATAGATAATAGATCCTTAACTACCAATAAACAGTAAGCACCAGCCAAGAGTATTAGGATGTGATCATAATtattctgcagctccagccaaTGGGAGGAGGAGAACTCAGCCCTAAAATCATCCCCGGACCCAAAGGTAATCGCGAAAATCCGGACAAGGCTGGAACCGGAGACTTGCTCCCCTGTCCCGTCTGCGAGAGCCCGGCGTGTCCCAGCTTTGCATAATGCAGCTGCCTTCCGCTTTGTTTTCCGCACCGCGCGGTGCGGGGAGTGCGAAGGAGCCAAAGGGGGAATAAATAATTTCGGAGGAGGAGGGCGAGCCGTTCTCTCACCGAGACGAAACCTTTCCTAAGAGGGGCATCTCTCCCGGACGCCCCGGGGCTGATCAAGGTAACCTCGCCGGGCTGAGAGCACCCGAGAGGTGGCAGGGAGAGGGGTGTCACGCTGGCGGAGCAGCCCCAAATCCCTCACAGACACCGCCCGAGAGGAGATGCGGTGTCTCTCGCCCCCAATCCCGCGTTCTGTACCCCCCATTAACACCCCCGCTCACCCACCCCCACTCCGTTTCCCTACCTTGGTCGTCGGGTGGGGCAGGGGCGGGAGGGCAGCGCGGCCGCGGAGAGGGGCCGCGGGCTGCGCGGGGGCGGAGGGGCGGGCAGAGTTGTGCGGGGATCCGCGCTCCCCCCGCGCAGGCAGGCGCGTTCTCGCCGCACTCCGATCCGCGGCTCCATCCCTCCCGATGGCGCTGCCCGACGCTCGCCTCCCCTCTGACGCACTTTAAAGAGTCTCCCCCTTCAACCTCAAGGCGAGTAATAGCGACCAATCATCAAGCCATTTACCAGGCTTCAGAGGAAGCTGTTTATGTGATCCCAGCACTAATTAGGCTCATGAACTAACAAATCGTTTGCACAACTTGTGAAGGGGCCGATCACATCCATGGATTGTCTTTGGACttagggagggagggggggcgggggggggggggggggcgaccGCCTTTTCCTTGCAGGAGGGAAACTTCTCCCGGcaactttttgtgtgtgtgtgtgtgtgcgtggtGCGTGCGTGTGTCTCCCTTTTGGGTACcgctggctgctgctgccttcttttcctccagccCCTGTCTATTTATGTGTGTATCTATCCCTCCTCAAGTCACTCCCTGCTGCAAACTTCCCCGGATCGCCTCCCGCGCACCAGAGAGAGCCAGGCAGAGATTTGGTCGGGGACTCTCGCCGCGGCAGCATGTTTCAGCCCACACCCAAGCGGTGTTTCACCATCGAGTCGCTGGTGGCCAAAGACAGCCCCTTGCCCGCGTCTCGCTCCGAGGATCCTATCCGGCCGGCGGCGCTCAGCTATGCCAATTCGAGCCCGATGAACCCTTTTCTCAACGGCTTCCACTCCACTGGCAGGGGGGTCTACTCCAACCCGGACTTGGTCTTTGCAGAGGCCGTCTCCCACCCGCCTAACCCGGCCGTGCCTGTCCATCCCGTGCCCCCTCCCCATGCCCTGGCCGCCCACCCGCTGCCCGCTTCGCACTCTACGCACCCGCTCTTCGCCTCGCAGCAAAGGGACCCCTCTACCTTCTACCCCTGGCTAATACACCGATACCGGTATCTGGGCCACAGGTTCCAAGGTACgtgcaactttttttcttcctctgttccaCCCCTCCATCCTCCGGCTAACCCCGGGTCGGTCCCCGCGGCGCGGATGAAGAAGGATCTTAGGCGGGCACTACCCGAAGCCGCGGGTTCGGTTCGGCTGGGCCGAGGGTCTTTTGTGCCTCTTTCCCCCACCACCAAACTTAAGGGGCTGTCAGAACCGAAAGGCTCGGGTTTGGTTTAGCTTTGCgtcttttcttgttttgttttggtttcccTGGGAGGAGGCGGGCAGGCGGGAAGGCAAGGCCGGTTGAGACTTTGTCGCCCCGAAAGAAAGGGGGATTAAAAGCGGGGCGGGGGAGGTAgttatatgtatatttatatattttttatgttgttcCGGCTAGTTAAAAGATACAGAGGAGCCCTCGAAGAGAGCAGCCCCGCAGAGAGGAGAATGGAGGGATCGTGAGGTTTAGGCTCCCCGGGGAAGGCGGAGGAGGTGCCCGCCGGGCTGCCGGGGCTGCGGGGAGCCACCGTCGCCCCCCAAATCCAACCGCTCCCCTTTTTAGCGGGGATAGGGAAAAAACATGAGACGAACtccaaagaaagcaaaaggggTAAAATAATCCAAAGCAATCTCAGGGCCGAATCAGCGAGGGGAGATGGAGCTGCGGAGGAGAGcgagggctggggacagaggaggtGATTCCTCCCATACGGGCAGGGAAGGGCTCCCAGCTGCCAAGCGATTAATAACCgcctgaaaggaaaataaccaAATCCAATGCCTCACAATCAATAAAACCCCCCCTTTTTAACCCTTTGCGGCAGGCAGAGTCTTCTCCAAAGGGCGATCCGATTTCTACCTTAATGGGTCCAACTCCTGACTCTTTCGttttacaaaaaacccaaacccacaaaaaaaaaaaaaaaaaaaaaaaaaaaaaaaaacaataacaaaaaaaccccaatcagCCTCCACTCGGAGGGAcccatctgctttttttttctgtattttatttttttttccaaacgaaaataaaagccaaaaccaaacacctgcAATATACAGTTCTCCGGCCTTCTGCTGCCGAGCTGTTGCACCCGGGCTGGAAAAGGAGTCACTCTCTCCGAAGCCAGGGGACAGAGATACGAAATAGATTATTACCCTCTCAGAATAAAATTACAGGTTTCGCTCACCAAATTACTTGTCGCAGTCATCAGGAGATTGGTAAAGAGCGGTAGATGAAAGGCGGAAATGTCCTGGTGTTGAGCCACAGCCTGATTTCAATCACACCCTCCTCCTCCAACGATTTTTAATGCACTTAAGGAAAGAAACCCACGGTGGCTTTTCCACCTTGGAAAGACCTacctggagaagcagcacagggccaacaaggggaaaaaaaagaagggaaaaaaacaccaaaaagccTCGGCTGAcacctctccccaccccacccccccccgggCCGGTTCCGTGGCCTCCTCCAACTTTGTTTCTTTATTCACCCCCCCTTCCCGGTTCCCACCGCCTCCGGGGCAGCGGGAAGGGCGTCGGCGGGAGCCCCCTCTTCCGAGGAATACACTGgcaaaaagaaaggggaaagggaggaggaaggccCCGGCCGGAGTTTTAGGtgagggaagcagggagaggcCGGGAAAGTGAGTCCTGGGGAACGGCTCCGGCCGGGTAGGGAGGCGGGGACCGGCCGGGCAGCACGGAGCGCAGCTTCTCTGCCGGGTGTAAATAACAAACTAGGGAAAGTATGAGGCTGCCCGTGGGCCAGGGGAGGGGGATGAAGCCGAGGAGACCACAACCAAGGTCTGGCCAAttattttcctgggtttttaaattttattttatttttttcctccacgTAGTGCTCTCCTTCTTGGGTTTTAGTATTTGAATTTCTCGGAGTCCTTTCCTTCTCCCGCTTATTACCTTCGCCTATTTATCGAAGGAAAATgtaattccaaaaaaaaaatgaagctgaaaacaatttaaaaaaaccctctaataCGATTTCTCCTGCGAGTAATGGTGGGAGACACAAACACTTACGCGCTAAAAAGTCCTCTCGAATGCCTTTGGGGAAGGTGTTTTGCTAATCTCTGATTTTACCCTCATGTCCAGGGAATGAAACCAGCCCGGAGAGCTTCCTATTGCACAATGCACTGGCCAGGAAACCCAAACGGATCCGTACAGCTTTCTCCCCATCCCAATTACTGAGACTGGAACATGCCTTTGAGAAGAACCATTATGTAGtaggagcagagagaaaacagctgGCACACAGCCTCAGCCTCACGGAAACTCAggtaagggggaaaaaaggagtgGGCAACTGGGAAAGTGAAAGTACTGGAATCTCCTTAGGGAAACCCACCTAGCCGGCCAGGAGAtgcgggggaaaaaaaataccgGCAAATTCTGTGAGCTATTTAGGCCTCTAGCCCACGCTGGTGAGGGAGAGTAAGAGTTTTCCCCGTCATCTGTGTGTTTAAAAACTTCACTCGTTGGTGAGAGCTATGGCTGTGCCGGGGTCCGgttctgggaagctgctgggctCGGGGCAG
This window contains:
- the EMX2 gene encoding homeobox protein EMX2 isoform X1 encodes the protein MFQPTPKRCFTIESLVAKDSPLPASRSEDPIRPAALSYANSSPMNPFLNGFHSTGRGVYSNPDLVFAEAVSHPPNPAVPVHPVPPPHALAAHPLPASHSTHPLFASQQRDPSTFYPWLIHRYRYLGHRFQGNETSPESFLLHNALARKPKRIRTAFSPSQLLRLEHAFEKNHYVVGAERKQLAHSLSLTETQVKVWFQNRRTKFKRQKLEEEGSDSQQKKKGTHHINRWRIATKQASPEEIDVTSDD
- the EMX2 gene encoding homeobox protein EMX2 isoform X2 — protein: MFQPTPKRCFTIESLVAKDSPLPASRSEDPIRPAALSYANSSPMNPFLNGFHSTGRGVYSNPDLVFAEAVSHPPNPAVPVHPVPPPHALAAHPLPASHSTHPLFASQQRDPSTFYPWLIHRYRYLGHRFQGKSMVSEQTDKVQATKVGRGRFRLPTEEKRDSSH